A single genomic interval of Lathyrus oleraceus cultivar Zhongwan6 chromosome 7, CAAS_Psat_ZW6_1.0, whole genome shotgun sequence harbors:
- the LOC127101409 gene encoding uncharacterized protein LOC127101409, with protein MPTVWFSLKKSLHCKSEPSDVHDPKTRKHLSTILTKKGGRSGCSRSIANLKDVIHGSKRHLEKPPSCSPRSIGSSEFLNPITHEVILSNSRCELKITGFQEGVNSGGNNASGSSGGGSSTFVGTLRPGTPGPGGHPTMHYFNPSFRTSSTPPRKSPFLLSEGSGFHGGAGVHSSNRMSLETDSNGSSTVTCHKCGEQFSKWEAAETHHLSKHAVTELVEGDSSRKIVEIICRTSWLKSENHCGRIERVLKVHNMQKTLARFEEYREMVKIKASKLQKKHPRCLADGNELLRFYGTSVACSLGLNGSSSLCLSEKCCVCRIIRNGFSAKKELKGGIGVFTTSTSGRAFESIEILDNEPSLRKALIVCRVIAGRVHRPLENIQEMAAQTGFDSLAGKVGLYSNIEELYLLNPRALLPCFVVICKP; from the exons ATGCCAACAGTGTGGTTTTCTCTGAAGAAGTCACTACATTGCAAATCAGAACCCTCAGATGTACATGATCCAAAAACAAGGAAGCATTTAAGCACAATCTTGACAAAAAAAGGAGGTAGATCAGGCTGTTCAAGGTCAATAGCGAATCTAAAAGATGTTATCCATGGAAGCAAACGCCATCTTGAAAAGCCACCAAGTTGCAGTCCAAGATCTATAGGAAGTAGTGAGTTTCTCAACCCAATAACTCATGAAGTCATTTTGAGTAACTCAAGGTGTGAGTTAAAAATCACTGGTTTTCAAGAAGGGGTTAATAGTGGTGGTAACAATGCTAGTGGAAGTAGTGGTGGTGGTTCTTCAACTTTTGTTGGTACTTTGAGACCTGGAACACCTGGACCTGGAGGACACCCTACAATGCATTACTTTAACCCTTCTTTTAGGACTTCTTCAACTCCTCCAAGGAAATCTCCTTTTCTTTTGTCAGAAGGGTCTGGTTTTCATGGTGGTGCTGGTGTTCATTCAAGTAATAGGATGTCCCTTGAGACAGATTCTAATGGCTCTTCAACTGTTACTTGTCACAAATGTGGAGAACAGTTTAGCAAATGGGAAGCTGCTGAAACTCACCATCTCTCCAAGCATGCTG TTACTGAACTTGTCGAAGGAGATTCATCAAGGAAAATAGTAGAGATAATATGCAGAACAAGTTGGTTAAAGTCTGAAAACCACTGTGgtagaattgagagagttttgaAGGTGCACAACATGCAAAAGACATTAGCTAGATTCGAAGAGTACCGAGAGATGGTGAAAATCAAAGCAAGCAAGCTCCAGAAGAAGCATCCTAGGTGTTTAGCGGACGGAAACGAGCTTTTACGGTTCTATGGAACCAGTGTTGCTTGTTCTCTTGGTCTCAATGGTTCGTCAAGTCTTTGCCTCTCAGAAAAATGCTGTGTTTGTAGAATTATCAGGAATGGGTTTTCTGCTAAGAAGGAGCTGAAAGGTGGTATAGGTGTTTTCACAACTTCCACAAGTGGAAGAGCTTTCGAGTCTATAGAGATTCTTGATAATGAACCATCACTAAGAAAGGCGTTGATAGTGTGCAGAGTAATCGCTGGCAGGGTTCATAGGCCGCTCGAGAACATTCAGGAAATGGCAGCTCAAACTGGATTTGATTCATTGGCTGGAAAAGTCGGTCTTTACTCGAATATCGAAGAGCTCTATTTGCTTAATCCTAGAGCTCTTCTTCCTTGTTTTGTCGTAATTTGCAAACCATGA